A DNA window from Prochlorococcus marinus str. GP2 contains the following coding sequences:
- a CDS encoding CCA tRNA nucleotidyltransferase produces the protein MNDISDYIEGELIKTPFNLYNLIAKYIESNNNTKVAFVGGYLRDLLISKFHKKSFSKPVDIDLVIEGSSISLAKFIKKNIVNVDLCLIKEFNLYNTVEININDYKIDIASARKEIYSAPGLNPTVNKSTIEEDLKRRDFTINSIAFEVSTRKIYDLYGGISDIKSKRLNLLHSNSIADDPSRLIRCAKYASRLDFNISNNSLKQSQETVRQWPWKSSETHQKMIYPPALGIRIRMELAEICKHDNLTNVISIIHKWEIISILNENIKVDKRFLRGLNWIKKLKGNHMLYLLKDSEDLEKACQRFLVNNREIKILEDYINIKKIFNTNQKNFNHFSPSSWTEFIEDRNLNDETVKLLICDGGRYWRKLFKWLFIYKFIKSKKDGETLKKEGWNPGKEMGKEIKRLRYLEIDKLNRN, from the coding sequence ATGAATGATATCTCTGATTACATCGAAGGGGAATTAATCAAAACTCCATTTAATCTATATAACCTAATTGCTAAATACATAGAATCTAATAACAATACTAAAGTAGCTTTTGTTGGCGGTTATTTAAGAGATTTATTAATTAGTAAATTCCACAAAAAATCGTTTTCTAAACCTGTAGATATTGATCTTGTTATTGAAGGATCCTCTATTTCTCTAGCAAAATTTATAAAAAAAAATATTGTAAATGTAGATTTATGTTTAATCAAGGAATTTAATTTATATAACACTGTAGAAATAAATATTAATGACTATAAAATTGATATTGCTTCTGCAAGAAAAGAAATTTATTCTGCTCCAGGCTTAAATCCCACAGTAAATAAAAGTACTATTGAGGAGGATCTTAAGAGGAGAGATTTCACTATAAATTCAATAGCCTTCGAGGTCTCGACAAGGAAAATCTATGATCTTTATGGAGGAATTTCTGATATAAAAAGTAAAAGATTGAACTTACTTCACAGTAATAGCATTGCAGATGATCCAAGTAGATTAATTAGATGTGCAAAATATGCTTCAAGATTAGATTTCAATATTTCAAATAATTCCCTTAAACAATCTCAAGAAACAGTTAGACAATGGCCATGGAAAAGTTCAGAAACTCATCAGAAAATGATTTACCCTCCTGCACTAGGCATACGAATAAGGATGGAACTAGCTGAAATATGCAAACACGATAATTTGACTAATGTGATTTCGATAATTCATAAATGGGAAATTATCTCAATCTTAAATGAAAATATTAAAGTAGATAAAAGATTTTTAAGAGGACTAAATTGGATTAAGAAGTTAAAGGGAAATCATATGCTTTACTTATTAAAAGATTCAGAAGATTTAGAAAAAGCATGTCAGAGATTTTTAGTCAATAATAGGGAGATAAAAATATTAGAAGATTATATAAATATCAAAAAGATATTTAATACAAACCAAAAAAATTTCAATCATTTTTCTCCATCAAGTTGGACAGAATTTATTGAGGACAGAAACCTTAATGATGAGACAGTAAAACTATTAATTTGTGATGGAGGACGATACTGGCGTAAATTGTTTAAGTGGTTATTTATTTACAAATTCATAAAATCAAAAAAAGATGGAGAAACATTAAAAAAAGAAGGATGGAATC